From Hydra vulgaris chromosome 15, alternate assembly HydraT2T_AEP, one genomic window encodes:
- the LOC136092092 gene encoding uncharacterized protein LOC136092092, with amino-acid sequence MISSKLEEHKKSILKETERLLKDQEKSFTSIISANLKIITDRLDMLENDINNNKCKISNIEKDLRDIKDSLNFQENNISEKISQIKKYYDKEINSLYKKSIDLENRSRRNNLRIDGILETLGESWEDCEKAVKEIFKTKLKIQSEVVVERAHRIGQFKDNKPRTLVIKLLNFQDKNKILNAVKYLKGTGLYINEDFAQETIYHRRKLWEEVKKLRSEGKYAILKYYKIFTRDFKK; translated from the coding sequence ATGATTTCTAGTAAGCTTgaagaacataaaaaaagtattctcaAAGAAACGGAACGCTTATTAAAAGACCAGGAAAAATCATTTACCTCAATAATAAGTGCAAATCTCAAAATTATCACAGATAGATTAGACATGCTAGAGAATGacattaataacaacaaatgtaaaatatcaaatatagaaaaagaCCTACGTGACATTAAAGACAGcctaaattttcaagaaaacaaCATCTCGgaaaaaatatcacaaataaAGAAATACTACGACAAAGAAATcaattcattatataaaaaatccatAGATCTAGAAAATCGATCGAGAAGAAACAACTTAAGAATAGATGGAATACTAGAAACACTAGGCGAAAGTTGGGAAGACTGCGAAAAAGctgttaaagaaattttcaaaacaaaactgaaAATACAAAGCGAAGTAGTGGTTGAACGAGCTCATCGTATTGGACAATTTAAAGACAACAAACCAAGAAcattagttataaaacttttaaacttccaagacaaaaacaaaattctcaaTGCTGTAAAGTATCTTAAAGGAACTGGCCTATACATAAATGAAGACTTCGCTCAAGAAACAATATATCATCGAAGAAAGCTCTGGgaagaagttaaaaaactaaGAAGCGAAGGTAAATAcgccattttaaaatactataaaatatttacacgagattttaaaaaatag
- the LOC136092093 gene encoding uncharacterized protein LOC136092093, with protein sequence MSGVGKTQIARKYRETYYNFYKNFVWIDAAFGKLQTSMRNQCQILGFEVQDTKGDYLNIEVIVEKVHNHYKNEKTLYIFDNVDSESVINLTMYISKMPNSFALITSQWRTWSNNVNKMLVDVFTLEEAFAYVKNNIKENTDENIRNLIKELGYHPFAITQAIKYVNIHRISIEKYIDRYRSKPSEILDHKLPTEEEPKSAIKSINLVLIKLEKSKPFPFKILNCLSHCDGQNISKQFIIQISKRMEINEEYVIDEAVGLLMSYSLLNCFDDEKYSMHELTQLTCRCFQNRNSTTNTYLGVMKKYFKFELNEVKDHMDYGNYFVFHLICMFHTNGIKISKTFYNMTTSIYKLLVCKGLFEKAIEILKTIQSFNTETYGEYNEFTLDTKDNIANCLNDMRKYNEALEIHYSVDKIRTEILAPKFCATELFKVRNRIIISDYIILTTQ encoded by the exons ATGTCGGGTGTTGGAAAAACTCAAATTGCAAGAAAATATCGCGAAActtattataacttttacaaaaactttgtttGGATAGATGCAGCATTTGGAAAGTTACAAACGTCCATGAGAAACCAATGTCAAATATTAGGATTTGAAGTTCAAGATACGAAAGGTGATTATTTGAATATAGAAGTGATTGTTGAAAAAGTTCACAACCATTATAAAAACGAAAagactttgtatatttttgacaatgtCGACAGTGAAAGTGTTATAAATTTGACCATGTACATTTCAAAAATGCCGAATTCATTTGCGTTGATTACTTCCCAATGGAGAACGTGGtcaaataatgtaaataaaatgctAGTTGATGTTTTTACCTTGGAAGAAGCATTCgcttatgttaaaaataatattaaagaaaacacCGATGAAAACATAAGAAACTTAATTAAAGAACTTGGTTATCATCCGTTCGCTATTACTCAggcaataaaatatgtaaatatacataGAATTTCGATAGAAAAATACATAGATCGATATAGATCAAAACCATCAGAAATATTAGACCATAAGTTACCTACTGAAGAAGAACCAAAGTCtgcaataaaatcaattaacttagttttaataaaattggaaaaaagtaaaccttttccatttaaaatattaaactgtttatcTCATTGCGACGGTCAAAACATCAGTAAACAGTTTATAATCCAAATTTCAAAACGAATGGAAATAAACGAAGAATATGTAATAGATGAAGCCGTTGGGTTACTAATGAGTTATTCTTTACTAAACTGTTTTGatgatgaaaaatattcaatGCACGAACTGACACAGCTGACTTGTAGATGTTTTCAAAATAGAAATTCAACTACAAATACTTATCTTGgtgtaatgaaaaaatattttaaatttgaattgaaTGAAGTAAAAGATCACATGGATTACggaaactattttgttttccaTCTTATCTGTATGTTTCACACTAAcggaataaaaatttcaaaaacattctaTAATATGACGAcatctatttataaattattagtaTGTAAAggtttatttgaaaaagcaatcgaaatattaaaaactattcaaaGTTTTAATACAGAAACTTATGGTGAATATAATGAATTTACGCTTGATACAAAAGAtaatatcgcaaactgtttgAACGATATgagaaaatataacgaagctttagaaattcattattctgttgataaaatacgaactgaaattttag CACCAAAATTTTGCGCAACAGAATTATTCAAAGTGCGCAACAGAATTATTATAAgtgattatattattttaacaacgcaATAA